The following proteins are co-located in the Callithrix jacchus isolate 240 chromosome 10, calJac240_pri, whole genome shotgun sequence genome:
- the CD248 gene encoding endosialin, whose product MLLRLLLAWAAAGPALGQDSRAAEPRAACGPGSCYGLFPKRRTFLEAWRACRELGGNLATPRTPEEARRVDSLVGAGSASRLLWIGLQRQARQCQPQRPLRGFTWTTGDQDTAFTNWAQPATGGPCPAQRCVALEAGGEHRWLEGSCTLAVDGYLCQFGFEGACPALQEEAGQAGPAVYTTPFHLVSTEFEWLPFGSVAAVQCQAGRGASLLCVKQPEGGVGWSRAGPLCPGTGCGPDNGGCEHECVEEVDGHVSCRCTEGFRLAADGHSCEDPCAQAPCEQQCEPGGAQGYSCHCRLGFRPAEDDPHRCVDTDECQIAGVCQQMCVNYVGGFECYCSEGHELEADGISCSPAGAIGARTSQDLEDELLVDGEDELLVGGEDEEDEDEAWEAIHGGWTEMPGILWMEPTQPPDFALAYRPSFPEDGDPQKPHPEPTWPPPLSAPRVPYHSSVLSVTRPVVVSATRPTLPSAHQPPVIPVTHPDLPRDHQIPVIAANYPDLPSAYQPGILSVSHPARPPAHQPPIISTKYPELFPAHRSPMFPDTQVTGTQTTTHLPGIPPNRVPLITTLGAHQPPLAPDVPILRTQATQLPIIPTAQASVTTTSRSLVSSAHQVSVPAATQPPALPTLLPSQSPTNQTLPISPTHPHSKAPQIPREDGPHPKLAPWLPSAAPTAAPTALGEAGLTGHSQRDDRWLLVALLVPTCVFLVVLLALGIVYCTRCGPHAPNKRITDCYRWVTHAGSKSPTEPMPPRGSLTGVQTCRTSV is encoded by the coding sequence ATGCTGCTGCGCCTGTTGCTGGCCTGGGCGGCCGCAGGGCCCGCACTGGGCCAGGACTCCCGGGCTGCTGAGCCGCGCGCCGCCTGCGGCCCAGGCAGCTGCTACGGGCTCTTCCCAAAGCGCCGCACCTTCCTGGAGGCCTGGCGGGCCTGCCGCGAGCTGGGGGGCAACCTGGCCACTCCTCGGACCCCCGAGGAGGCCCGGCGCGTGGACAGCCTGGTGGGTGCAGGCTCGGCCAGCCGGCTGCTGTGGATCGGGCTGCAGCGGCAGGCCCGGCAATGCCAGCCGCAGCGCCCACTGCGCGGCTTCACGTGGACCACGGGGGACCAGGACACGGCTTTCACCAACTGGGCTCAGCCAGCCACTGGAGGCCCCTGCCCGGCCCAGCGCTGTGTGGCCCTGGAGGCCGGTGGTGAGCACCGCTGGCTCGAGGGCTCGTGCACGCTGGCTGTCGACGGCTACCTGTGCCAGTTTGGCTTCGAGGGCGCCTGCCCGGCGCTGCAAGAGGAGGCAGGCCAGGCCGGCCCAGCCGTCTACACCACACCCTTCCACCTGGTCTCTACAGAGTTTGAGTGGCTGCCCTTCGGCTCCGTGGCCGCTGTGCAGTGCCAGGCTGGCAGGGGAGCCTCTCTGCTCTGCGTGAAGCAGCCGGAGGGAGGTGTGGGCTGGTCACGGGCTGGGCCCCTGTGCCCAGGGACTGGCTGCGGCCCTGACAACGGGGGCTGCGAACATGAAtgtgtggaggaggtggatggTCACGTGTCCTGCCGCTGCACTGAGGGCTTCCGCCTGGCAGCAGACGGGCACAGTTGCGAGGACCCCTGTGCCCAGGCTCCCTGCGAGCAGCAGTGTGAGCCCGGTGGGGCACAAGGCTATAGCTGCCACTGTCGCCTGGGTTTCCGGCCAGCGGAGGATGATCCACATCGATGCGTGGACACAGATGAGTGCCAGATTGCCGGTGTGTGCCAGCAGATGTGTGTCAACTACGTTGGCGGCTTCGAGTGTTATTGTAGCGAGGGTCATGAGCTGGAGGCTGATGGCATCAGCTGCAGCCCTGCAGGGGCCATAGGTGCCCGGACTTCCCAGGATCTTGAGGATGAGTTGCTGGTTGACGGGGAGGATGAGTTGCTGGTTGGCGGGGAGGATGAGGAAGATGAAGATGAGGCCTGGGAGGCCATCCATGGTGGCTGGACGGAGATGCCTGGGATTCTGTGGATGGAGCCTACGCAACCACCTGACTTTGCCCTGGCCTATAGGCCAAGCTTCCCAGAGGATGGAGACCCACAGAAACCCCACCCGGAGCCCACCTGGCCACCTCCGCTCAGTGCCCCCAGGGTCCCCTACCACTCCTCAGTGCTCTCTGTCACCCGGCCGGTGGTAGTCTCTGCCACGCGCCCCACACTGCCTTCTGCCCACCAGCCCCCTGTGATCCCTGTCACACACCCAGATTTGCCCCGTGACCACCAGATCCCCGTGATCGCAGCCAACTATCCAGATCTGCCTTCTGCCTACCAACCTggaattctctctgtctctcacccaGCCCGGCCCCCTGCCCACCAGCCCCCCATTATCTCAACCAAATATCCTGAGCTGTTCCCTGCCCACCGGTCCCCCATGTTTCCAGACACCCAGGTCACTGGCACCCAGACCACCACTCATTTGCCTGGAATCCCACCTAACCGTGTCCCTCTGATCACCACCCTCGGTGCCCATCAACCCCCTCTAGCCCCAGATGTCCCTATCCTCAGAACCCAGGCCACCCAGCTTCCCATTATCCCTACTGCCCAGGCCTCTGTGACCACCACTTCCAGGTCCCTTGTGTCCTCTGCCCATCAAGTCTCTGTGCCTGCTGccacccagcccccagccctccccaccctcctgcccTCTCAGAGCCCCACTAACCAGACATTACCCATCAGCCCTACACATCCCCATTCCAAAGCCCCCCAGATCCCAAGGGAAGATGGCCCTCATCCCAAATTGGCCCCATGGCTGCCCTCAGCAGCTCCCACAGCAGCCCCAACAGCCCTGGGGGAGGCTGGTCTAACTGGGCACAGCCAGAGGGATGACCGGTGGCTGCTGGTGGCGCTCCTGGTGCCAACGTGTGTCTTTTTGGTGGTCCTGCTTGCACTGGGCATCGTATACTGCACCCGCTGTGGCCCTCATGCACCCAACAAGCGCATCACCGACTGCTATCGCTGGGTCACCCACGCCGGGAGCAAGAGCCCAACGGAACCCATGCCCCCCAGGGGCAGCCTCACAGGGGTGCAGACCTGCAGAACCAGCGTGTGA
- the RIN1 gene encoding ras and Rab interactor 1 isoform X2 — protein sequence MRLPEASGPSFVSSHYILESPGGISLEGSELMFPDLVQLICAYCHTRDILLLPLQLPTAIQQAATHKELEAISHLGIEFWSSSLNIKAQRGPAGGPVLPQLKARSPQELDQGTGAALCFFNPLFPGDLGPTKREKFKRSFKVRVSTETSSPLSPPAVPPPPVPVLPGAAPSQAERLPPCQLLRRESSVGYRVPAGGGPSLPPLPSLQEVDCGSPSSSEEEGATGSQGSPATSPHLGRRRPLLRSMSAAFCSLLGPERQVGRAAATLIQDRHTAAGQLVQDLLTQVRARPEPQELQGVRQALSRARAMLSAELGPEKLLSPKRLEHVLEKSLHRSVLKPLRPILAARLRRRLAADGSLGRLAEGLRLARAQGPGAFGSHLSLPSPVEMEQVRQKLLQLLRTYSPSAQVKRLLQACKLLYTALRTQEGEGAGADEFLPLLSLVLAHCDLPELLLEAEYMSELLEPTLLTGEGGYYLTSLSASLALLGGLGQAHTLPLSPVQELRRSLSLWEQRHLPATHCFQHLLRVAYQDPSSGCTSKTLAVPPEASVATLNQLCATKFRVTQPNNFGLFLHKDQGYHRLPPGALAHRLPTTGYLIYRRAEWPETQGSATEEEGGGQSEAGSRGEDQGCRGDGDAEVKASPRDIREEPETTAEGGQGWARGGPAQPGEPEAEGSREAEE from the exons GCATCTCCTTGGAGGGCTCAGAGCTCATGTTCCCGGACCTAGTCCAGCTCATCTGTGCCTACTGCCACACCCG GGACATCCTTCTCCTCCCGCTCCAGCTCCCCACAGCCATCCAGCAGGCAGCCACCCACAAAGAGCTGGAGGCCATCTCCCATCTGGGCATTG AGTTCTGGAGCTCCTCCCTCAACATCAAGGCTCAGCGGGGCCCAGCTGGAGGCCCAGTGTTGCCCCAGTTGAAGGCCCGGTCCCCTCAAGAGCTGGACCAGGGCACCGGAGCCGCCCTGTGCTTCTTCAACCCCCTGTTCCCAGGGGACCTGGGGCCCACCAAGCGGGAGAAGTTCAAGAGAAGCTTCAAAGTGCGCGTGTCCACAGAGACCTCCAGCCCCCTGTCTCCACCTGCTGTGCCGCCTCCCCCTGTCCCCGTGCTGCCAGGGGCAGCCCCCAGCCAGGCAGAGCGGCTGCCCCCTTGCCAGCTGCTGCGGAGGGAGAGCTCAGTGGGGTATCGCGTGCCAGCAGGTGGTGGCCCTAGCCTTccacccctgccctccctccaggAGGTGGACTGCGGCTCCCCCAGCAGCTCCGAGGAGGAGGGGGCAACAGGGTCCCAGGGGAGCCCAGCGACCTCACCCCACCTGGGCCGCCGGCGGCCTCTGCTTCGGTCCATGAGTGCCGCCTTCTGCTCCCTACTTGGGCCAGAGCGGCAGGTGGGCCGGGCTGCAGCGACACTGATACAGGACCGACACACAGCCGCCGGCCAGCTGGTGCAGGACCTACTGACCCAGGTGCGGGCCAGGCCTGAGCCTCAGGAGTTGCAGGGTGTCCGCCAGGCGCTGAGCCGGGCCCGGGCCATGCTGAGTGCAGAGCTGGGCCCTGAGAAGCTGCTGTCGCCTAAGAGGCTGG AGCATGTGCTGGAGAAGTCGCTGCATCGCTCTGTGCTCAAGCCTCTCCGGCCCATCCTGGCAGCCCGCCTGCGGCGCCGGCTTGCTGCAGACGGCTCCCTGGGACGCCTAGCTGAGGGCCTCCGCCTGGCCCGGGCACAGGGGCCTGGAGCCTTCGGGTCCCACCTGAGCCTGCCCTCCCCAGTAGAGATGGAGCAGGTGCGCCAGAAGCTGCTGCAGCTGCTCCGCACATACTCACCCAGTGCCCAGGTCAAGCGGCTTCTGCAGGCCTGCAAGCTGCTCTATACAGCTCTGAGGACCCAGGAGG GGGAGGGCGCAGGTGCCGATGAGTTCCTGCCTTTGCTGAGCCTCGTCCTGGCCCACTGTGACCTTCCCGAGCTGCTGCTGGAGGCCGAGTACATGTCAGAGCTGCTGGAGCCCACACTGCTCACCGGAGAGG GTGGCTACTACCTGACCAGCCTCTCTGCCAGCCTGGCCCTGCTGGGCGGCCTGGGCCAGGCCCACACCCTCCCACTGAGCCCCGTGCAGGAGCTGCGGCgctccctcagcctctgggagCAGCGCCACCTGCCTGCTACCCACTGCTTCCAG CACCTTCTCCGAGTAGCCTATCAGGACCCCAGCAGTGGCTGCACCTCCAAGACCCTGGCCGTGCCCCCAGAGGCCTCGGTTGCCACCCTAAACCAGCTCTGTGCCACCAAGTTCCGAGTGACCCAGCCCAACAATTTCGGCCTCTTCCTGCACAAGGACCAGGGCTACCACCGCCTGCCCCCGGGAGCCCTGGCCCACAGGCTGCCCACCACAGGCTACCTCATCTACCGCCGGGCAGAGTGGCCTGAGACCCAGGGGTCTGCAACAGAGGAGGAGGGCGGTGGGCAGTCAGAGgcagggagcagaggggaggaCCAGGGATGCCGGGGAGATGGGGACGCTGAGGTCAAAGCTAGCCCCAGGGACATTCGGGAAGAGCCTGAGACAACTGCTGAAGGGGGCCAGGGTTGGGCCCGGGGAGGGCCTGCTCAGCCAGGGGAGCCAGAGGCAGAGGGAAGCCGGGAAGCAGAGGAGTAA